One window of the Diospyros lotus cultivar Yz01 chromosome 12, ASM1463336v1, whole genome shotgun sequence genome contains the following:
- the LOC127814167 gene encoding exosome complex component RRP41 homolog isoform X2 → MAVVLWSSALFEMGNTKVIAAVYGPREVQNRSQQISDQALVRCEYSMANFSTGDRMRKPKGDRRSTEISLVIRQTMEACILTHLMPRSQIDIFVQVLQADGGTRSACINAATLALADAGVPMHDLVTSCSAGYLNSTPLLDLNYVEDSAGGPDVTVGILPKLDKVTLLQMDAKLPMDIFENVMQLAMEGCKAVASYIREVLLENTKQLEYRRGV, encoded by the exons ATGGCCGTCGTCCTATggag TTCTGCTCTTTTTGAGATGGGTAACACCAAGGTCATTGCTGCAGTGTATGGTCCGAGAGAG GTGCAAAATAGGAGCCAACAAATTAGCGATCAGGCACTG GTGCGCTGTGAGTATAGCATGGCTAATTTTAGTACCGGAGATCGCATGAGAAAACCAAAGGGTGACAG GCGATCTACAGAGATATCTTTGGTTATTCGCCAGACAATGGAAGCATGCATACTGACTCATTTAATGCCTCGTTCTCAG ATAGACATTTTTGTCCAAGTTCTCCAAGCAGATGGAG GAACACGATCGGCATGCATCAATGCTGCAACCTTGGCCCTAGCAGATGCCGGGGTTCCTATGCATGATCTTGTTACCTCATGCAGTGCTGGATACCTCAATAGCACCCCTCTGCTAG ATCTAAATTATGTTGAAGATAGCGCTGGAGGTCCTGATGTTACTGTAGGAATTCTACCTAAATTGGACAAAGTGACTCTGCTTCAG ATGGATGCAAAGCTACCAATGGATATCTTTGAGAATGTGATGCAACTAGCAATGGAAGGCTGCAAGGCAGTAGCAAGTTACATACGGGAA GTATTGTTAGAAAACACTAAACAACTGGAGTATCGCAGGGGCGTATAG
- the LOC127814167 gene encoding exosome complex component RRP41 homolog isoform X1 — protein sequence MEYVSPEGLRLDGRRPMEMRQIRGELGVVAKADGSALFEMGNTKVIAAVYGPREVQNRSQQISDQALVRCEYSMANFSTGDRMRKPKGDRRSTEISLVIRQTMEACILTHLMPRSQIDIFVQVLQADGGTRSACINAATLALADAGVPMHDLVTSCSAGYLNSTPLLDLNYVEDSAGGPDVTVGILPKLDKVTLLQMDAKLPMDIFENVMQLAMEGCKAVASYIREVLLENTKQLEYRRGV from the exons ATGGAGTATGTTAGCCCCGAGGGTCTTCGCTTAGATGGCCGTCGTCCTATggag ATGAGACAGATTCGAGGAGAATTAGGTGTAGTTGCCAAGGCCGATGG TTCTGCTCTTTTTGAGATGGGTAACACCAAGGTCATTGCTGCAGTGTATGGTCCGAGAGAG GTGCAAAATAGGAGCCAACAAATTAGCGATCAGGCACTG GTGCGCTGTGAGTATAGCATGGCTAATTTTAGTACCGGAGATCGCATGAGAAAACCAAAGGGTGACAG GCGATCTACAGAGATATCTTTGGTTATTCGCCAGACAATGGAAGCATGCATACTGACTCATTTAATGCCTCGTTCTCAG ATAGACATTTTTGTCCAAGTTCTCCAAGCAGATGGAG GAACACGATCGGCATGCATCAATGCTGCAACCTTGGCCCTAGCAGATGCCGGGGTTCCTATGCATGATCTTGTTACCTCATGCAGTGCTGGATACCTCAATAGCACCCCTCTGCTAG ATCTAAATTATGTTGAAGATAGCGCTGGAGGTCCTGATGTTACTGTAGGAATTCTACCTAAATTGGACAAAGTGACTCTGCTTCAG ATGGATGCAAAGCTACCAATGGATATCTTTGAGAATGTGATGCAACTAGCAATGGAAGGCTGCAAGGCAGTAGCAAGTTACATACGGGAA GTATTGTTAGAAAACACTAAACAACTGGAGTATCGCAGGGGCGTATAG
- the LOC127814165 gene encoding putative glucose-6-phosphate 1-epimerase — protein MRNPAPVWDHNAAMEVIKGSNGIDQVILRNPRGSSVQMSLQGGQVTSWRNRRGEELLFTSSKVDSKPPKAAQGGILICFPQFGNCGPLEQHGFARNKIWSIDENPPPLHPMDYLGQSFVDLLLRPSEEDLKCWPHRFELRLRVALSADGKLTLISRVRNITGEPFSFAFAYHSYLSVSDVSEVRVEGLETLDYLDNLCQRERFTDQGGAVTFESEVDRVYLNSPNVLAVLDHERKRTYVIRKVGLEDVAIWNPWDKKSRGMADLGAEEYKKMVCVDTAAIENPITLKLGEEWTGRLELVNLPSSFSSQTLIP, from the exons ATGCGAAACCCTGCTCCAGTTTGGGATCACAACGCAGCTATGGAAGTGATCAAGGGCTCTAATGGAATCGATCAAGTTATACTTCGAAACCCACGTGGGTCTTCGGTGCAG ATGAGCTTACAAGGAGGTCAAGTCACTTCTTGGCGGAACCGTCGTGGTGAAGAACTTCTCTTCACTAGTAGCAAG GTGGACTCTAAGCCTCCAAAAGCAGCGCAGGGAgggattctcatatgctttccTCAG TTTGGAAACTGTGGTCCACTTGAACAACATGGATTTGCAAGGAACAAAATTTGGAGTATTGACGAGAATCCTCCACCTCTGCACCCAATGGATTATCTTGGCCAATCATTTGTTGACTTGCTACTCAGACCATCTGAAGAAGATCTTAAGTGCTGGCCCCATCG tTTTGAGCTTCGTCTTAGAGTTGCTCTTTCAGCAGATGGAAAACTGACattgatatctcgagttagaaaCATTACTGGTGAACCATTTAGTTTCGCATTCGCCTACCATTCATATTTATCTGTCTCTGACGTAAG TGAAGTGAGGGTGGAAGGGCTGGAAACACTCGACTATCTGGACAACCTTTGTCAAAGAGAACGTTTCACAGACCAAGGGGGGGCTGTGACTTTTGAATCTGAG GTGGATCGAGTTTATCTTAATTCTCCAAATGTTCTTGCAGTCCTAGATCATGAAAGGAAGAGAACCTATGTGATAAGGAAAGTTGGCTTAGAAGATGTTG CGATCTGGAACCCATGGGATAAGAAATCAAGAGGCATGGCGGATCTTGGGGCGGAGGAGTATAAGAAGATGGTGTGTGTTGATACTGCAGCCATTGAGAATCCCATCACTTTGAAGCTAGGAGAGGAATGGACTGGACGACTGGAACTCGTTAATTTGCCTTCAAGTTTTTCAAGCCAGACCTTGATCCCCTAA